A genomic window from Halorubrum lacusprofundi ATCC 49239 includes:
- a CDS encoding carboxylate--amine ligase yields MAAQFRSTEALIDALADASFDRPPALVSNAHVTGLGVARALDAHDVPVIALDRPGDDDALRHDGLAPPSDAVDFAGAVTYPLDDLDGFREDVEAIVDAIGREAVAFGCMDEWALAYARADPEGVRLPFAGIDTLDDVLNKSELYATCETLGVPYPETYRLTETAEAATGTPDADATLDEAAEALGFPLVVKPELKRDFEEAFGTNVLEVADRKEFADAVAAAREEEIAVMAQKRVDIATGRDHSLASYVPPSGVGDALAVVGNAAVRFPQQFGTSCLVETADEPAIEARALAVLDDAGYHGISEAEFVYDDEREEFLLLDVNTRPWKWIGMPVAAGANLPMAAYAAVTDAEYESSGVEPTRWVYLRDYLALLAGDDVFWDQLSTADWRRLVAGDFEREGNLTTGIYRPSDPAPAAKLFETEFVDRDYYCSC; encoded by the coding sequence ATGGCAGCGCAGTTTCGCTCGACAGAGGCGCTGATCGATGCGCTCGCGGACGCCTCCTTCGACCGACCGCCGGCCCTCGTCAGCAACGCACACGTGACCGGACTCGGCGTCGCCCGCGCGCTCGACGCCCACGACGTGCCCGTGATCGCGCTCGACCGCCCCGGAGACGACGACGCGCTCCGCCACGACGGGCTCGCACCACCCTCGGATGCGGTCGACTTCGCGGGCGCGGTGACGTACCCGCTCGACGACCTCGACGGGTTCCGCGAGGACGTGGAGGCGATCGTCGACGCGATCGGCCGCGAGGCGGTCGCGTTCGGCTGCATGGACGAGTGGGCGCTGGCGTACGCGCGGGCGGATCCCGAGGGTGTCCGGCTCCCCTTCGCCGGGATCGACACGCTCGACGACGTGTTGAACAAGTCCGAGCTGTACGCGACCTGCGAGACGCTCGGCGTTCCGTACCCGGAGACGTACCGGCTCACGGAGACGGCGGAGGCGGCGACGGGCACGCCGGACGCCGACGCCACCCTCGACGAGGCCGCCGAGGCGCTCGGGTTCCCGCTCGTGGTGAAACCGGAGCTCAAACGCGACTTCGAGGAGGCGTTCGGCACCAACGTACTGGAGGTCGCCGACCGCAAGGAGTTCGCGGACGCGGTCGCGGCCGCCCGCGAGGAGGAGATCGCCGTGATGGCGCAGAAACGCGTCGACATCGCCACCGGTCGAGACCACTCGCTCGCGTCGTACGTCCCGCCCTCGGGCGTCGGGGACGCGCTCGCGGTCGTCGGCAACGCCGCGGTGCGATTCCCGCAGCAGTTCGGTACCTCCTGTCTGGTGGAGACGGCCGACGAGCCGGCGATCGAGGCGCGCGCGCTGGCGGTGCTCGACGACGCCGGCTACCACGGGATCAGCGAGGCGGAGTTCGTGTACGACGACGAGCGCGAGGAGTTCCTCCTGCTCGACGTCAACACCCGACCGTGGAAGTGGATCGGGATGCCGGTCGCCGCGGGCGCGAACCTCCCGATGGCGGCGTACGCCGCCGTCACCGACGCCGAGTACGAGTCGTCGGGCGTCGAGCCGACGCGGTGGGTGTACCTCCGCGACTACCTCGCGCTGCTCGCGGGCGACGACGTGTTCTGGGACCAGCTGTCGACCGCCGACTGGCGGCGGCTCGTCGCCGGCGACTTCGAGCGCGAGGGGAACCTAACGACGGGGATCTACCGCCCGTCCGACCCCGCGCCGGCCGCGAAGTTGTTCGAGACGGAGTTCGTCGACCGCGACTACTACTGCTCCTGTTAA
- a CDS encoding DUF5813 family protein, translating to MSERESKSEDGGEIGGDGEGEGVTGDGEGVTGDGEGVTGDGEGAIGGGGDLPDRVRRAFADHGSFEPVDEGVWVAETTPFDAEVRAEPAADGRIHFVVTVRVPTLSATAADEVADVVEEGWIETFELRVVDVGGVTRGDHEFDPTVAVAADEITVDFELTEINERRGVDDAGALINFVEGTYVQGVIPGYEYTEPLDGLLSAARQQGNSGGGF from the coding sequence ATGAGCGAGCGCGAGAGCAAATCCGAAGACGGAGGCGAGATCGGCGGTGACGGCGAGGGCGAGGGAGTGACCGGTGACGGCGAGGGAGTGACCGGTGACGGCGAGGGAGTGACCGGTGACGGCGAGGGAGCGATCGGCGGCGGCGGCGACCTCCCCGACCGCGTCCGCCGCGCGTTCGCGGACCACGGCTCCTTCGAGCCCGTGGACGAGGGCGTTTGGGTTGCGGAGACGACCCCCTTCGACGCCGAGGTGCGCGCCGAGCCCGCCGCGGACGGCCGGATCCACTTTGTAGTGACCGTCCGGGTGCCGACCCTCTCCGCGACGGCGGCCGACGAGGTCGCCGACGTGGTCGAGGAGGGGTGGATCGAGACGTTCGAACTCCGCGTCGTCGACGTGGGCGGAGTCACTCGCGGTGACCACGAGTTCGACCCCACTGTCGCGGTCGCCGCCGACGAGATTACGGTCGATTTCGAGCTGACTGAGATCAACGAGCGGCGCGGCGTCGACGACGCCGGGGCGCTGATCAACTTCGTCGAGGGGACCTACGTGCAGGGGGTCATCCCCGGCTACGAGTACACCGAGCCGCTCGACGGGCTGCTCTCCGCGGCGCGCCAACAGGGCAACAGCGGCGGCGGGTTCTAG
- a CDS encoding DUF5796 family protein — MSAPSRSDVPPTSIGIDLREEGVVIEYLDGRTTLYRGVPDAVEGSVTAGPGKETHVLVTDPTETEGVMTYVNDYNTDDEILEDSGVGRVIVEDGERDEVFPGVIVGRTGQRNEVIADPEIAGGRVFVFVEDGWTEGSYEIVEAPEDGLDAHR; from the coding sequence ATGTCTGCACCTTCACGCAGCGACGTTCCCCCCACGTCGATCGGGATCGACCTCCGCGAGGAGGGCGTCGTCATCGAGTACCTCGACGGGCGAACCACCCTCTACCGCGGCGTTCCCGACGCCGTCGAGGGCTCGGTGACGGCCGGCCCGGGCAAGGAGACGCACGTGCTCGTCACCGACCCGACGGAGACGGAGGGCGTGATGACGTACGTCAACGACTACAACACCGACGACGAGATTTTGGAGGACTCCGGCGTCGGTCGCGTCATCGTCGAGGACGGCGAGCGCGACGAGGTGTTCCCCGGCGTGATCGTCGGGCGGACCGGCCAGCGCAACGAGGTGATCGCCGATCCCGAGATCGCCGGCGGTCGCGTGTTCGTCTTCGTCGAGGACGGCTGGACGGAGGGGAGCTACGAGATCGTCGAGGCGCCGGAAGACGGGCTCGACGCGCACCGGTGA
- the tmk gene encoding dTMP kinase encodes MLITLEGLDGSGKTTVWEALHDVYPDATFTREPTDSWYGEAVDRSIAADDADPLAELFLLTADHADHLSGTIEPALADGDLVISDRYSDSRFAYQAATLAASDVDIDRPLEYIKGIHAAFSRPPDATIYLDLDAREAAERAGRTNKFEQDGYLAAVRKNYERLIDAEPDRFVRIDASQSPEAVIARVEEVLSELLGE; translated from the coding sequence ATGCTGATCACGCTGGAGGGGCTCGACGGCAGCGGAAAGACCACCGTCTGGGAGGCGCTCCACGACGTCTACCCCGACGCGACGTTCACCCGCGAGCCCACCGACAGCTGGTATGGCGAGGCGGTCGACCGGTCGATCGCGGCCGACGACGCCGACCCGCTCGCGGAGCTATTCCTGTTGACGGCCGACCACGCGGACCACCTCTCGGGAACGATCGAGCCCGCCCTCGCCGACGGCGACCTCGTGATCTCCGACCGCTACTCCGACTCCCGGTTCGCCTATCAGGCGGCGACGCTCGCCGCCAGCGATGTCGACATCGACCGCCCACTAGAGTATATAAAGGGAATCCACGCCGCCTTCTCGCGGCCGCCGGATGCGACGATCTACCTCGATCTGGACGCCCGCGAGGCAGCCGAGCGCGCAGGCCGGACGAACAAATTCGAGCAGGACGGCTACCTCGCTGCGGTCCGGAAAAACTACGAGCGACTGATCGACGCCGAGCCGGACCGGTTCGTCCGCATCGACGCCTCGCAGTCGCCGGAGGCGGTCATCGCGCGGGTCGAGGAGGTTCTGTCGGAGTTGCTGGGCGAGTAG
- a CDS encoding DUF7508 domain-containing protein, which translates to MSLAKPWRDLDRSTVRSAPSRYALYELGDAEGDTVGFGTGVLRDELKEALAYRDADKVRWEVADSTEHAERLLAEHVEE; encoded by the coding sequence ATGAGCCTCGCGAAACCTTGGCGCGACCTCGACCGCTCGACGGTCCGGAGCGCGCCGAGCCGCTACGCGCTGTACGAGCTGGGCGACGCGGAGGGGGACACGGTCGGGTTCGGGACGGGGGTCCTCCGTGACGAGTTGAAGGAGGCCCTGGCGTACCGAGACGCTGACAAGGTGCGGTGGGAGGTCGCCGACTCGACCGAGCACGCGGAGCGACTGCTCGCGGAGCACGTCGAGGAGTAG
- a CDS encoding DUF6653 family protein produces MERIERYKRTVWERHSNPKSGWSRVLVLPVLLYAVSDRNWKLGMAAVAFTLVNPVLFSPPEDTDAWMTRVVLAEEWWVEEQEQRVLGLTYPNLLNLLNIPLTGYAFASVYRKKPVRAALSGMGSMILKFWYVGSLVRRYDAEQSA; encoded by the coding sequence ATGGAACGAATCGAACGATACAAGCGAACAGTCTGGGAGCGGCATTCGAACCCAAAAAGCGGATGGAGTCGCGTACTCGTGCTCCCTGTACTCCTCTATGCGGTGTCTGATCGAAATTGGAAACTCGGAATGGCTGCCGTTGCGTTCACGCTCGTCAATCCGGTATTGTTCTCGCCTCCGGAGGATACCGATGCGTGGATGACTCGGGTCGTACTTGCCGAAGAGTGGTGGGTCGAAGAGCAAGAGCAGCGCGTCTTGGGACTCACGTATCCGAACCTTCTCAACCTTCTCAACATCCCTTTGACGGGATACGCGTTCGCTTCCGTCTACCGGAAAAAACCGGTTCGAGCGGCGCTTAGCGGGATGGGTTCAATGATACTGAAGTTCTGGTACGTTGGATCTCTCGTTCGCAGATACGATGCAGAGCAATCAGCGTGA